AAATGGAATTGAATGTTTTTGATTTTTTCCGAATCAGTATGCTCAAAGGCATCAACGCGCATTGGGGTTTTTACCGATGTAGCAATATGGTTGTCGCCTAATGCCTCTATTTGGGATTTATCCATTAAACACAAATTTGATTGTTAAACATCAGCGCAACAAGTTTCGTCATTACAATTGCAATAGCGCCGATTGTAAAAATGAAGTATAATCAAGCCTAAAGTTGGTGGATAGATGACCGCTTCTGGTAAATGAAATAGCTCCAGTTTTTCATTCAATATAACTAAAGATAAAACTACCCAAAGAAATCCAAATGCGTATTTGACCCAAGCTTTGGAGGTATTGCGGGCAGACCAATACACTGCAAAAAATGAGAAGACCAAAAAGACAATGTCCAAAAGGCCCCACCAAAATGGATGGGCTTCCCCATGCGTTCCAACATTCACATACGCCAAAAAAATAAAGGGTGTTGCCAAACAGTGAACCAAGCAGAGTCCACTAACAAACATTCCTATCCAATCAGATTTAACAGTTAACTGTGATAAAGTCATTAATTATAACATTTTTAACATGCCCATTTAGAGCATATAAAGACTAAAATTAGATTTTTGGCAAAGTTAATGCTATTTTTTAAATGCAACTAAGTTGCATTTATGTTTATTTTTGTAAAAACGAATTAATGGTTACAACATCAGGTCTTACATATGCGTATAAAAATGGGCAAGAAATGATTTTTCCTGATATTGAACTGACTCCTGGAGAACATTTACTGGTCATAGGACCATCTGGTGTAGGCAAAACAACACTTTTATATCTTATGGCCGGATTGCTTCCCCCTATAAAGGGATCAGTTGCCATTGATGGAACTGAATTAAATTCATTATCCCGCAAAGAGATTGATAGATTCCGAGGGGAATACATCGGGCTCATCTTCCAGCACTATCATTTTATAAAATCCCTCAATGTTTTTGATAACCTTCTTCTTCGTCAACGCTTCCCCAAAAATTCCGTTGATAAGCAAAGAAAACTTCAGCTTGCCGAAAGGTTAGGCCTATCGGAGCATCTTGATAAAAAAGTTACCACATTGAGCCAAGGACAGCAACAACGATTGTCCATTGCCCTTGGCTTGATTCATAAACCTAAAATTGTATTGGCCGATGAACCTACTTCTAATTTAGACGATGTTAACTGCATCAAGGTCATTAATTTACTTAAAGAGGAGGCGGAGATATGCAAAAGTAGTTTATTGATCATCACCCATGATCTGCGTGTAATGTCTCATTTTCAAAATCGAATTGAACTATGAATTTGGGCTATCTAGCATATAGAAACATGGTTTCCAAACCTCTCAATTTAGTTTTGAGTTTAATGCTGTTATCGTTAAGTGTATCCTTGGTCACGTTTGTTTTTCAATTGAGTCAGCAACTAGGTGGTCAACTTGATAAAAACATTGCACCGTTCGATATGGTCGTTGGGGCAAAAGGCAGTCCATTGCAACTGGTCTTATCTTCCGTTCTTCACGTAGATGTGCCAACAGGGAATATTAAGTTAAAGGATGTGACCGCACTGCAAAAGCACCCATTTGTTGAAAAAGCAATTCCTGTTTCTTACGGAGACAACTACAAAGGGCATCGCATTCTAGGTACGGAAACCAAGTATTTAGAAAGTTATAATGCAAAACTAAGTGAAGGACGCCTTTACCAAAAATCGTTTGAAGTAGTTGTTGGCAGTGGAGTCCGTTCTAAATTAAACCTACAACTCGGCGATACTTTTATAAGCTCCCACGGCCTGGTGGATTCTGGATCTGAAGGACATGAAAATCATCCTTATGAAATTGTTGGTATTCTGAAGCCTACTGGAACGGTAATAGATCAATTACTGATTTCAAATTTAGAAAGTATTTGGAAGGCGCATGACCATGACGATGCACGTATTGAAGAATCAGAAAATGAACACCAAGAAGAATATAAACATGACAAAGAACATGGGCACGAAGAGCATGAAAATCATGAAGGGCACGACCATGACGAAGAATACGGACACGAAGAACATAAAAGTCATGAAGATTTAGAGATTACTTCTCTTTTGGTCAAGTTTAAAAGTCCTTTAGGAATGGTCCAGCTTCCAAGATTCATCAATGAGAACACTACTATGCAAGCGGCCTTACCGGGGTTTGAGATACAACGTCTTATGGGATTGTTGGGTTCTGGGGCACAGACAATAAACGGAATTGCCTTAGCCATTCTATTGGTTTCTGGATTGAGCATTTTCATCAGTCTTTTAAAGACCATTCGGGAAAGAAAACAAGAGCTTGCGCTTTTAAGGACCTATGGCTTGCACACAAGACAACTTCTTGGATTGGCACTTTTGGAAGGGATCTTTTTGTCCATTATCGGGGTTGTGCTTGGATGGCTTTTGGGCCGATTGGGCATATCGATCGTTTCTGGGTATTTAAACGCTTCATACGGATATACTTTGCAAGTACAAGGGCCAGAACTATTTGAATTTTTTATATTGTGCCTTATAGTGGCATTGGCTATTATAGCCACTTTATTGGCGTCTCGCTCCATTTTTAAACTAAACGTTGCTAAAACTTTATCAGATGCTTAAATCGTTCTTATTTGTTTTGTCCGTAACTTTTGTGAGTACTTTTGCAATAGCGCAAAAGCAATTGACCTGGGAAGATTTTGCAGATGTCAACTTTGAACCTGAATACAATGCAACGTACGATATGCATTTCTTAATGCCAACCTTTGGTAAAAAGATAATGGCTTATAAAGGTAAGCAAGTAAGTATCAAAGGATTCTTTTTGGATATCTCCGGAAGTGGTGAAGTGTTCCTGCTTTCCCAAAACCCAATGGCTTCCTGCTTTTTTTGCGGTGCTGCAGGACCCGAGACCATTATCGAAGTGAACTTCAAGGAAAAACCTCCTTTTAGAACCGACCAGATTGTTACGGTAACAGGAGTCCTTGAACTCAATAGAGACAATGTAGATCATTGCAATTATATCTTAAAAGTGGCCACTGGCCAACTGGTAAATTAAAAAAATGCGATTTCTTCCTTTCATAGTATTGATTTGGATGGCAACTACCACCTATGCGCAGACCTCTTTGGATTGGTCAGACCTCACAGGTGGCATTTCTTTTCAAGCACTTTCTTTGGAAGATCCTTTTCCTGGATTTACAAAAGCAAGGTTTTCAGAAGATTTAAAAGCACTGGAAGGAAAGGAAATTGTTCTCACGGGCTATTTTCTTGTATTGGATGGCAGTCAATCAGTTTATATGCTCTCCATGAATCCAATGGCCTCATGCTTTTTCTGTGGAAACGGTGGCCCTGAAACGGTAGTAGGGCTTCAGTTTGCAGAAAAACCAGCGTTCAAAATGGATGAATTACTGTCCGTAAATGGTATTCTACGATTGAACAGGCAAAATCCCAACGAGTACTATTATCGAATTGAAAATGCCGATGCCATAAGTTTTAATTAAATGGAATCTTGTGATGAAAAATGAAAACTATGAACAACTGTTGGAGCGGAAAGGGTTAAAAAAAACCAAAGTCCGTATCGCATTGGTACAGCATTTCATGAATATGGAACATGCACAGTCGTACAATGACCTACAAGCAGCATTGGTCAACGAATTGGACAAATCCACCCTATACCGAAATTTGACAAGTTTTGAGCAGGCAGGTATCATCCATCGTATAAACGACCACACAGGAGTATCCAAATATGCATTTGGGGAGCCACCAATACATGGTAATGAACACGCTCATTTCGTATGCGAATGCTGCGAAACGGTATATTGTATGGAAGAGTTGGTTCCATCTCAGCTTAATATCCCAAAGGGATTCAAAACAAACAACGTACAGACAATAATTCGCGGAATCTGCGCGGATTGTTGAAAACTAAAAACAAATTATGGAATATAATAGAAGAAAATTTATCACTTTTTTGGGTAAGGCAAGTATTGGTACCGCCATACTACCTCCTTTTTTGGTTAGTTGTGGGAATACAGCCTCTCCAAAGGAAAAAAACCTAGAAGCAACCAGTCTGGAATTGGAAAGATTAAAGAAATTGACCATTGAGGGGCTTTTGCCGTCAAATAAGGACGATTTATTATTGGCCCAAGGATTGGATTATCATGTAATTGTACGTTGGGGCGATGAAATTAGCCAAAATGACCGCTTTGGCTTCAACAACGATTTTACCTGTTTCATTCCGCTCAATGATGATGACCCTACAGATGGTCTTTTGTGGGTTAATCACGAATATGTCAATCCGTTGTTCGTTTCCGGTTTCGATAGGAAAAAATACGAAAACCCAAGCGATCAGCGTACCAAGGAACAGGTTGACAAAGAAATGTATAATGTTGGTGGAAGTATCGTTCGTATAAAACAAAAGGACGGGAAATGGGAAGTTGTCAAAAACGACCCCTACAATCGTCGTGTAACGGCAAAGACACCTATTGATCTAAACTGGGACCATCCTGTTAAGGGAACTTCCACCGTAATCGGAACCCACAGCAACTGTTCAGGAGGTATTACCCCATGGAAAACATTTTTGACCTGTGAAGAAAACTATGATAGTTTCTATGGGGAAACCGTATATGATCAAGATGGCCGACCTGCCCACCGAGCTAGCTCATATGGCTGGGAAAAATTTTATCCTTATCCACCGGAGCATTACGGTTGGGTCGTTGAAGTAGACCCAAAAGATGGCACTGCCCAAAAACATGTGGCCATTGGTCGGTATGCCCATGAATGTTGTACGCTTTATGAACTTGCGGACAAACGTATAGTCGCCTATTCTGGTGACGATAAGAACAGTGAACATTTGTACAAATTTGTGTCCTCCAAACCAGGCTCATTAAAAGAAGGAACGCTCTATGTTGCCGATACCTTGAATGGGAAATGGTTATCACTTGATTGGGAAAGTCAGCCTAAGTTAAAAGAACGGTTTAAAAATCAGACCGAAGTTTTGATCCGCACTCGGGAAGCCGCCAAAATTCTGGGAGCTACTGAACTGAACCGACCCGAGGATATTGAAATCGACCCCATAACAGGAAGTGTCTTTGTAGCGCTTACCAATAATTACGAGAAAAATGATTTCCACGGATCAATTCTAAAAATAGAGGAAACTGATGGTGAGTACGATTCTTTGACATTTAAGGCTTCAACTTTTATGGCAGGTGGAGAGGAAAACGGATTTTCGTGCCCCGATAACTTGGCCTTCGATATGGCCGGTAATTTGTGGTTCACTTCTGATATGTCAGGTAGCAAAATGAACAAGGAAGACGGGCCCTACATGGTATTCAAGAACAATAGTCTTTTTGTGGTTCCACGCCATGGAAAAGATCAGGGCAAGATCATTCGCTTGGTCTCGGCCCCAAATGATGCAGAACTTACCGGCCCCTGGTTTTCACCCGATGGGAAAACGTTGTTTCTGAGCGTGCAACACCCTGGCGAGCAAACAACCGATTTGAACAATCCCACAAGCAAATGGCCCTTTGATAAAGATGGCATACCTAAACCTTCGGTAGTGGCCATTACAGGTGATCTTGTAGAGAAGATGAATAAACTGCATCTATTGGAAAAAGAACGATTGTAGGTAGCCATCAGTTTCTAAAATTCAGTATCCAGCAGCTTGACCGTCTTTACGACTTTCTGAAGCTCCATGATAGACTTTGTTTTCATCATTCCACAAAATGGCCTGATACCCTCCATAAATGCCTCTCGCTGTTCCCATTTTATGGCCTTTATCCATCAATCCACGTATGGTAGTGTAAGGAATGCCTGATTCGGTTCTAATGAGTCCCGTATTTTCAGTGGTCTTGCCCATGGGACTTGCTCCTCCGGTATGATCCCAACGTGGTGCATCTCCAGCTTCTTGGAGGTTCATGCCAAAATCAACGAGGTTCATCACGATTTGCGTATGACCCATGGGTTGAAAATCGCCACCCATTACCCCAAAACTTACATAGGGTTTACCATCCTTGGTCATAAAAGCGGGTATGATGGTATGAAAAGGGCGTTTGCCCGGCTCAAAAGTATTGGCTTGACCTCGCTTAAGACTGAACAATTCTCCGCGATCTTGTAGCATAAAACCAAGTTTTGGTGGCGCCATGCCAGAGCCCATTCCCCGATAATTGCTCTGAATCAATGATATCATAGTACCTTCCTTGTCCGCCACCGTCATATAAATAGTTTCTCCTGCTGAGATTTCCCCCGCGGCATATGTTCCAGCACGTTCGCCTATCTGCTCCCTTCTTGACTTTGCATAGTCTTCTGACAGTAATTCTTTGACCGGAACATCAAAAAAGTCCATATCTGCATAATATTTGGCACGGTCCTCAAAGGCTAATTTTTTGGCTTCGGTAAAAAGGTGCAAATGTTCAATACTACCAAATTCGATATCGGAAAAATCATAGCCTTCCAAAATTTGCAGCATTTGGAGTGCCGCTATACCTTGACCGTTAGGCGGAAGTTCCCAAACATCATAACCTCTATAATTGATGGAAACAGGCTCTACCCATTCCGATTTGTGGACAGCAAAGTCCTTGGCCGATAGAAAACCTCCTTGCTCTTTTATGAACTGACCAACGGTTTTTGCAATATCTCCTTTATAAAAAGCATCTCGACCGCCTTCTGCAATTTTCCGATAGGTATTCGCCAAATAAGGATTTTTATAAATTTCCCCTTCGTTAGGTAGTTTTCCTCCGTTTTGTGATTTGTACGTGTCTTCAATATTAGGAAATCCTTTTGATTCAAAAAAGGGAACAGTGCGCTGTATGTACCAAGCAATAAGTTCGGTCAAAGGGAATCCGTTTTCTGCATAATCAATAGCCGGGGCCAAAATTTCTGTCATGGATTTTGACCCAAATTTTTGATGCAGTTCAAACCAACCATCTACGGCACCGGGCACACTGACCGGAAGGGGGCCATGAGATGGAATTTTCTCCATCCCTTCTTTTTCAAAGTATTCCAAGGTAAGTTTTTGCGGTGAACGTCCACTGGCGTTGAGACCATACAATTTCTTAGTTTTTCCATCCCAAACAATGGCAAAAAGGTCTCCCCCTACACCACAGCCTGTAGGTTCCATAAGTCCAAGTGCAGCGTTTGCCGCAATCGCAGCATCTATGGCATTACCTCCATCTTTTAAGATATCCAATCCAATTTGGGTGGCAAGGGGATGGCTTGTGGCCACCATTCCATTTTGTCCCAACACTTCAGAACGGGTCGCGAAGGGCTCGCCTGTTATTCGATCCTGGGCATTTGTAATTTGGAAAGTTAAAAAAAGAAAGGAAAGACAAAGGAAAGCGGTTTTCATCATAATTGTTTAGTTTTCTAAAGTACAAAAATTGAATCAGGAACCGAATGCGAAAATGTTATTGTGTATTGTTTCGACTATGTGTTTGTGATTTGTTAGTTTAGAGCTATTTTACAATCCTGTTCAATCATACCTAAAAGATAAATCACTACCAATTATAACCATGCGAACCTTTTTAAATGTCCTAGTTTTAAGTTGTTTGATTCTTAGTTGTAGAAACGAAAACAAAGAAAACCTAAAAGTTGAAATCAAAACAGTTATACCTGATTCTCTGGAGTATCCAAGTGAAGAAATCCAAATTCCTGATTCTCTAAAGAACAAATTCATTGAAAATTTCTTTGTCCCATGGAATAGTCCCTCTAAAGAACTATTGGGCAATTTGAATGACTTTCCTGGCAAAGAACCTTCCTATTTGGAAAAATACCTAAATAACGACACTTGGTATGGCGAGAACAAAAAGCCCCATAAGAAAAGGCAAAGAGAAAAGATCGTGAACAATGCCGACTTACAAAGTTTCCCTAATTTTCTTCAAAAAGGAATTGTATTTGCACACACCGATTTACGTAGAATCCCAACAAAAAAGCCAGGCTTTGACAGATACTCAAAAGCAGGTGAGGGATTTCCGTTCGATTATTTTCAAGAGACAGGTTTATGGGCGAATACACCTGTTTTGATTGTCCATTTGTCGAAAGATAAACAGTGGTGCTATGTCATTAGTCCCATTTATAAGGGTTGGGTTGCCATGCATGATGTTGCTATTGTTGATGAGGCTTTTATCTCCCAATGGTCTACCGACACCTATTGTCTACCGCTATCCGACAACACAAGTTTACAAAACCCTATTTCCAATTATGCTATTAATGCCAAAATGGGTATGGTATTACCTTATGATGAAATCTCCAATAATCCTGATAAGATTTCGGTGTACTTTGCCAATACCGATGAAAACCAAAATGCACGGATTTTAAAGGCAGAAATAGATAGAAGTGCTGTTGCATTGGACAATTTTAAGTTCAATGGGAAACATCTTAAGCAATTAGTTTCCAATTTGGCGGGAAGACCTTATGGATGGGGAGGCAATTTGGAAAATAGGGATTGTTCCTCCATGATCCGAGATTTACTGGGGACTTACAAGGTATGGCTTCCCAGGGATTCTAAAGACCAAATCAATTCAGGGACCAAATATGACTTACCGGAAACGGCTAATGAAAAAATCAAATTTATTAAAGAAAAAGGAGTTCCTTTTTTGACCATTTTAAGAAAGAAAGGCCATAACATGTTATACGTGGGCGATGCTCCTAACGGGGAACCCCTAATCTTTCATGCCATTTGGGGGTTAAAAACCTTTTATTCCAATGAGCAACTGGCAGATTTTTTAGCTATTTATCCTATTGAGGGAATCCACAAAGATGAGGATGGAACATTAAAAGGGAGGCATATCATAGGGGAAGCCGTTATCACTTCGGTAAATGCTGGAGCTGGGAACGACCAGATCATAACTCCCTTAATTGATGAAATCTATGCGATGACAACTATTCCTGGCAATTGAAAAACTCAGCAACTTTGTAAGAATAGGACTAATATTTGGCTAAACAGTCTAATTAATGGATTGTTATGAAGTATTTTCTAAAGCTTTGTGAAAAAAGGGCCTCCAGAACCATCTCCAAAATTATATTGAGGATAAAGTAGGTATTGGTAATACACCTAAACTTAATAAAAGGGATATATAGTTAGCTTTGACTAATTTAATGTGGTTAATGCAAAATTATTTAACTAAAATAACACTCCTTCTTTTTCTCTCTTGCAATATATTCTTTAAAGGTATTGCACAAAATGTATTAGATACCACAAACACATCTATACCTTTTAAAATTTATAAAACCAATAATGATACTATTTCTATCCACTCCATATTAAAATCGGATAGATTATTTCAATTTCCCAATACTTTTAATAAAACACATCCTGAAGATACATACTGGATTCAATTAGATTTCAAAAATCTTTCACATCTATTAAAAACCGATAGTCTATGGTATTTAAAGTTTAACAATTTTGGATACGGAACACTTTTTAGTTTAGAGAAGGATAATATCTCAAATAAGATTATTGGTCAGTTTGAAGCTAAAAAAGAAGTCAGTTTGGTGAAGTTTCATTCTGAAACGTCTTTTTTATCAAACTCACTTTTCCAAGACCGCTTTCTCTATTTGAAAGTAAAAAAAGTAATTTCTAGAGAACTTCCAACTAGTTGGAGTTTTAGCTTCATAAGCCAATCACAACATATACTAAACAAAAACTACTACACACAACAAGATTCCAATTCTGTTTTACCCATGTACATATTTGCGGGAATATGTACAATTATGGTTTTGCTGACACTCGCCTTTTATGCATATTTAAAACGTCTTGAGTTTTTATTTTATTCGCTTTATGTCTTTTGGTTATTAGTCCTTTTAAGTGGTTATGAACTAAAAATATACGACTTCTTATTTGGGAACGATCTACTCTTAAAATATTGGTTTTACGAGGTTGTGCAAATGTTTATCAACTCATCATATATCTTCTTTGTTATGTTTTATTTAAAAACAAAAGAAGATTATCCAATAATACAACGCCTTTTAAAATTCATGCTGATTTTGCAACTTTTGGTTTTTATTGTAGACACCTCTTTTACATATCATAAATTCTTTATTGGCCATATTTATCTTGTAAACATAGAACGTTTTACACTGATCGCTTCTTCAACTATCGGCCTAATCTATTTGGCCTTAAAAGGCAAAAATGTTTTAGCTTACTTTATTGTTTTTGGACTATTCTTTTTCTTGATCGGTACCATAGTTCATTTTTACCTTACCAACGGTTCTGCGCTTTTAGAATATAAAAGCCGTTACTTCTTAATGGTTGGTTGTATATTGGATATTATCATTTTTGCTTATGGGTTAACGTATAAGGTTTTCTTAGAACAAAATGAAAAATTGCATTATCAAAGAGAAGCTTTAACACAGAAAAACAAAGCTTTAAGAGCTCAAATAAATCCACACTTTATATTCAATTCACTAAGCTCAATACAACATTTAATTACCAGCAACAATAAAGTTTCAGCATTAAAGTACTTGTCTAAATTTAGTAGGTTAACACGAAATGTTCTTGAAAGCTCTATTGAACCGGATATTTTGCTATCTGAAGAAATAAAGATGCTCAACGATTATTTAGAGTTAGAGTCTTTACGGTTTGCAAACTCGTTTTCATATACCATAACTGTTTCTGAAAATGTGGATTCTGAAGCTATCGAAATCCCAATTTTAGTGATTCAACCTTTTGTAGAGAATGCTATTCTACATGGACTTTTAAACAAAACTGCAGGTGACAAAATATTGAATATAAATTTTTATCGAGATGATAATCTTTTAGTTTGTGAAATTGATGATAACGGTGTAGGACGAGAGAATTCGACAAAAAAGAAGTCCATTCATAAAAAGAAATCTCGCGGATTACAGGTTACTAAAGAACGATTGGAAATGTTTAATAAACTAAATGATGAAACCAATAATATTACAATCATAGATAAGAAAAATGATGAAGGTAATTCTCTAGGCACAAAAGTGATCATTAAAATTATTATTAATTAAAAGGATTTAAGAGGCTGTCAGACTAAAGTAGTGGCCAGTACATGTTAACCAATAGATTTTTAAGTTCTTTATTTTAAATGGTTGACCAAACTATAAACGTAGGTTAAAAATGGAACGATTCAATACAAATTTTATGTGTCTTTTGCATATCAAGTTCAAAGAATTATTCGATAGAAAAAATTCTTAATCCATATAATCTTGCCATGTGCCAATACGTATTTATTCTTTCCATTTTCGTTCTTTTTTAAAAATCCGTATTCAGCAACAATAAAAGCTGGTAGCGGCAAAAAAGCCACTCCTCATGTGCTTAGGGCATCTTCAGGAGAACTGAACGGATATAAGACATATTCAGCTTCTTTTAGGTCATAGTACCAAAACCACCGAAATCTATACTCATGTAGCGAACAGATTCCTTATGGATATAGAGGATTTATTATCTTAGTTTTATAAGTGAGTTAGCCATAATATGAACGGAACGATATTTGAAGTTATTTAAGAAACTAATATTATGAAAAAAATCATACTTCTTTTATTACTGACTTTCGGAATTAAAACAGCATTTGCGAAATGTTCAATGAGTGCAATGTATTTCTTTCCAGAAACAAAAGAAATTGGCTTGAATTCAAAATTCATTATTCAAGGATATGCGTTTAGTCAAAAAACAATAAAAAGTTTTAAAAACAGAAAAGTATTCCTTGAAAGTGAAAATGGAGAATTAATTGAACTGAATCTTCAAGAATTTTATACAGGACAAATGCAATTAACTCAAGCTATCTTTTGTCCAACATCGGAATTGAATCCTAATACAAAATACTTTCTTAAATACTCTGACCAAACCGAAAATGAGGGAAGAGAAATGAAGCAATACAACAGAGAAAAAAAGGTAAGAGAAAAAGTCTATTGGAAAACGACGGACAAAAAAGAACTCGAAAACCTGAATTCTAACTTGAATGTTGAATTTGAAAAAACCGAAGTTATCCACTATGGTTGTGGACCATCGGCAAATGCAATTTTTAATGTAAAAAATAAATCGGAATCTGAAATTTGGTATAAGACAGAAGTTGTTGATTTGAGCACTAACGATAAAAAAGTGTTTTACATTAAAGAATGGAATAGTAAGCTAAATGTTGGACACGGAATGTGTGCAGGCGCATTTACTTATAAGAATAAAGGAAAATATAAAGTTAGATTTACGCCAATGAATACTGACGGAAAACCAATAAAAACAACTGATTGGACGACTTTTGAAAGTCCGTTTGTGAACGACAAAAGTCCATTCGGAAATTAAAAAATACTATGGCTAACAATGGCTATAAGTAATTGCTTGTTCTCGCCTACTTCTGAAAACCCTCGCGGATTTTCAGTTTGGTGTGTACTTGCAAAGTTAATCGCTAAACCACGCAACTATTCATAGCCGAAACCGTTAACTATAATTTGCACCAAAAAAACATAAAAGTTAGAATGAATAGTGACATTAGATATATAACGGAAAATTACATTGACTCTGAAGAATTATGTGAAATCACTAAAATATCGGAAAGCAAATTATCCGAACTTATAGCGAAAGGCTTAATGCCAAATTTCTCATATCAAATTCAATCAAGGTACACTATTACTTCACCTCTTGGTGATAAAGAAGCGATTATAACAACCAAAAGGTATTTCCCTAAAAACATCATCAGTATAATTGAAGAAAATCTGAATTTAGAAAATGGCAACAGTTTTAAAGAAAAAGTAAAAAAAGAATTTATAGAAACTTTTATTAATCATACTGACAACCCTTTTGCATATGAAAACATCATCTTAAATAACGGAAAAATTGATTTTGAAAAACTGGAAAAAGCATTTGAAATAGAATGGGAACACTATTTAAATGGGATTTACGGAATCTGCACATTAAATGCCACTGGTGCTGAAATAGCTAAAAAGGAAATCGCCGTTAAAAAAATAATTTCTTTCATAGAAGAGAATAGTGAAATAGAGTTATCCGATGAAAAAAAGAAAAAATTGATTGAATTGAATTCTCAGTATAATGAAGTTTCAAACTTATTCTCTCCTTATCAAAGAGAAAATAGCAGCAGAGGAAAATATCTAGATAAAATGCTGAATAAAAACTCGTTGACCGAATTAATAAAAAACTACAGCTAACAATGGCCATAAGTAATTGCTTGTTCTCGCCTACTTCTGAAAACCCTTGCGGATTTTCAGTTTGGTGTGTACTTGCAAAGTTAAGTGCTAAACCACGAAACTATTCATAGCCGAAACCGTTGTAGCACATATTGACAAAGCCGAAATGGGAAGAATACATTTATTTGAATTGGAAGACCAAAAATGGTTTCCAACTTTCTTAAGGAATTATGGAACGGACTTTCTACAGTTTTTGTCCAATAAAACTAAAATGTACAAACCTATTATTCCTATAATCGAAAAAGGATTATTAAAGAGCAA
The nucleotide sequence above comes from Flagellimonas sp. HMM57. Encoded proteins:
- a CDS encoding MerC domain-containing protein, which translates into the protein MTLSQLTVKSDWIGMFVSGLCLVHCLATPFIFLAYVNVGTHGEAHPFWWGLLDIVFLVFSFFAVYWSARNTSKAWVKYAFGFLWVVLSLVILNEKLELFHLPEAVIYPPTLGLIILHFYNRRYCNCNDETCCADV
- the ggt gene encoding gamma-glutamyltransferase, with the protein product MMKTAFLCLSFLFLTFQITNAQDRITGEPFATRSEVLGQNGMVATSHPLATQIGLDILKDGGNAIDAAIAANAALGLMEPTGCGVGGDLFAIVWDGKTKKLYGLNASGRSPQKLTLEYFEKEGMEKIPSHGPLPVSVPGAVDGWFELHQKFGSKSMTEILAPAIDYAENGFPLTELIAWYIQRTVPFFESKGFPNIEDTYKSQNGGKLPNEGEIYKNPYLANTYRKIAEGGRDAFYKGDIAKTVGQFIKEQGGFLSAKDFAVHKSEWVEPVSINYRGYDVWELPPNGQGIAALQMLQILEGYDFSDIEFGSIEHLHLFTEAKKLAFEDRAKYYADMDFFDVPVKELLSEDYAKSRREQIGERAGTYAAGEISAGETIYMTVADKEGTMISLIQSNYRGMGSGMAPPKLGFMLQDRGELFSLKRGQANTFEPGKRPFHTIIPAFMTKDGKPYVSFGVMGGDFQPMGHTQIVMNLVDFGMNLQEAGDAPRWDHTGGASPMGKTTENTGLIRTESGIPYTTIRGLMDKGHKMGTARGIYGGYQAILWNDENKVYHGASESRKDGQAAGY
- a CDS encoding Fur family transcriptional regulator, which codes for MKNENYEQLLERKGLKKTKVRIALVQHFMNMEHAQSYNDLQAALVNELDKSTLYRNLTSFEQAGIIHRINDHTGVSKYAFGEPPIHGNEHAHFVCECCETVYCMEELVPSQLNIPKGFKTNNVQTIIRGICADC
- a CDS encoding PhoX family phosphatase; this translates as MEYNRRKFITFLGKASIGTAILPPFLVSCGNTASPKEKNLEATSLELERLKKLTIEGLLPSNKDDLLLAQGLDYHVIVRWGDEISQNDRFGFNNDFTCFIPLNDDDPTDGLLWVNHEYVNPLFVSGFDRKKYENPSDQRTKEQVDKEMYNVGGSIVRIKQKDGKWEVVKNDPYNRRVTAKTPIDLNWDHPVKGTSTVIGTHSNCSGGITPWKTFLTCEENYDSFYGETVYDQDGRPAHRASSYGWEKFYPYPPEHYGWVVEVDPKDGTAQKHVAIGRYAHECCTLYELADKRIVAYSGDDKNSEHLYKFVSSKPGSLKEGTLYVADTLNGKWLSLDWESQPKLKERFKNQTEVLIRTREAAKILGATELNRPEDIEIDPITGSVFVALTNNYEKNDFHGSILKIEETDGEYDSLTFKASTFMAGGEENGFSCPDNLAFDMAGNLWFTSDMSGSKMNKEDGPYMVFKNNSLFVVPRHGKDQGKIIRLVSAPNDAELTGPWFSPDGKTLFLSVQHPGEQTTDLNNPTSKWPFDKDGIPKPSVVAITGDLVEKMNKLHLLEKERL
- a CDS encoding ABC transporter permease, whose protein sequence is MNLGYLAYRNMVSKPLNLVLSLMLLSLSVSLVTFVFQLSQQLGGQLDKNIAPFDMVVGAKGSPLQLVLSSVLHVDVPTGNIKLKDVTALQKHPFVEKAIPVSYGDNYKGHRILGTETKYLESYNAKLSEGRLYQKSFEVVVGSGVRSKLNLQLGDTFISSHGLVDSGSEGHENHPYEIVGILKPTGTVIDQLLISNLESIWKAHDHDDARIEESENEHQEEYKHDKEHGHEEHENHEGHDHDEEYGHEEHKSHEDLEITSLLVKFKSPLGMVQLPRFINENTTMQAALPGFEIQRLMGLLGSGAQTINGIALAILLVSGLSIFISLLKTIRERKQELALLRTYGLHTRQLLGLALLEGIFLSIIGVVLGWLLGRLGISIVSGYLNASYGYTLQVQGPELFEFFILCLIVALAIIATLLASRSIFKLNVAKTLSDA
- a CDS encoding ABC transporter ATP-binding protein, coding for MVTTSGLTYAYKNGQEMIFPDIELTPGEHLLVIGPSGVGKTTLLYLMAGLLPPIKGSVAIDGTELNSLSRKEIDRFRGEYIGLIFQHYHFIKSLNVFDNLLLRQRFPKNSVDKQRKLQLAERLGLSEHLDKKVTTLSQGQQQRLSIALGLIHKPKIVLADEPTSNLDDVNCIKVINLLKEEAEICKSSLLIITHDLRVMSHFQNRIEL